A genomic region of Pseudocalidococcus azoricus BACA0444 contains the following coding sequences:
- a CDS encoding DUF4351 domain-containing protein yields the protein KLFYPLLLLCQLVMKNAVIDLATTIIAYKFTHLTRQEVEEMLGFTASELKNSRFYQEVKAEGLQEGRQEGRQQGRQEGRQQGEQLLVLRLLSQRFGALPPGLEAEIKSLSLDRLEELALGIFEFNTVKDVEAWLHRH from the coding sequence AAATTATTTTACCCACTGTTGCTACTGTGCCAACTAGTCATGAAAAATGCTGTAATAGACCTAGCGACAACCATCATTGCGTATAAATTTACTCATCTGACTCGGCAGGAGGTGGAAGAGATGCTTGGATTTACAGCTAGTGAGTTGAAAAACAGTCGTTTCTATCAAGAGGTAAAAGCAGAGGGACTGCAAGAAGGACGACAAGAAGGGCGGCAACAAGGGCGACAAGAAGGGCGGCAACAAGGAGAGCAACTTTTGGTTTTGCGGCTATTATCTCAACGTTTTGGCGCACTTCCCCCAGGCCTAGAGGCTGAGATTAAATCCTTATCCTTGGATCGCTTAGAGGAATTAGCTCTGGGGATTTTCGAGTTTAACACGGTGAAAGATGTTGAGGCCTGGTTACACCGTCACTGA